One genomic segment of Gemmatimonadaceae bacterium includes these proteins:
- a CDS encoding 2Fe-2S iron-sulfur cluster-binding protein: MTEVASTPPLVQLQRPTIATDRSRRTSMRTVTVTVDGQKVTVPEGATLLAACRQAGIEVPTLCFLDTLHPVNACRVCVVEVEGARVLAPSCSRAAEEGMVVHTDSPRVKHSRKLVLELLASSVDLSTTPDVERWIDDYDAKPARFGPKAPPAPAGTRDASIPGHHAPPDPAFAATVAEPATVDNDLYVRDYAKCILCYKCVEACGPDHQNTFAIAVAGRGFDAHISTEFAVPLPESACVYCGNCIAVCPTGALMAKTEFDRRAEGTWDESNVTTTDTICPYCGVGCTLRLHVDDGEIIKATSPLENSITQGNLCIKGRFGWRFVQPRAAEQGNGRH; encoded by the coding sequence GTGACTGAAGTCGCGTCCACGCCGCCGCTGGTTCAGCTCCAGCGGCCGACGATCGCGACGGACAGGAGCCGTCGCACGTCGATGCGCACCGTCACCGTCACCGTGGACGGGCAAAAGGTCACCGTGCCCGAAGGCGCGACGCTGCTCGCCGCGTGTCGTCAGGCCGGCATCGAAGTGCCGACGCTCTGTTTCCTCGACACGCTGCATCCGGTGAACGCGTGCCGCGTGTGCGTCGTCGAGGTCGAGGGCGCGCGCGTGCTCGCCCCGTCGTGTTCGCGCGCCGCCGAAGAAGGAATGGTCGTCCACACCGACTCGCCGCGCGTGAAGCACAGCCGAAAACTGGTGCTCGAGCTGCTCGCGTCGTCGGTCGATCTCTCGACGACGCCCGACGTCGAGCGTTGGATCGACGACTACGACGCCAAACCCGCGCGCTTCGGTCCGAAGGCGCCGCCCGCTCCCGCCGGAACACGCGACGCGTCGATTCCGGGACACCACGCGCCACCGGATCCCGCGTTCGCGGCGACGGTCGCCGAGCCGGCGACGGTCGACAACGATCTCTACGTCCGCGACTACGCCAAGTGCATTCTGTGCTACAAGTGCGTCGAGGCGTGTGGGCCGGACCATCAAAATACGTTTGCGATCGCCGTCGCCGGGCGCGGATTCGACGCGCACATCTCGACGGAGTTCGCCGTTCCGCTGCCCGAATCGGCGTGCGTCTACTGCGGGAATTGCATCGCGGTCTGTCCGACCGGCGCGCTGATGGCGAAGACGGAATTCGATCGGCGCGCCGAGGGCACGTGGGATGAATCGAACGTCACGACGACGGACACGATCTGCCCGTACTGCGGCGTCGGTTGCACCCTGCGGCTCCACGTCGACGACGGCGAAATCATCAAGGCGACGTCGCCGCTCGAGAATTCGATCACGCAGGGCAATCTCTGCATCAAGGGACGGTTCGGGTGGCGCTTCGTGCAGCCGCGCGCCGCCGAACAAGGCAATGGCCGTCACTGA
- a CDS encoding efflux RND transporter periplasmic adaptor subunit: MRQLRARWLPVLIAVLVIGGPIAWYKWPSTASAAEAVLTAPVKKGDFKVIVTTTGELRARKFVQIQGPNSMPAQIYQSKITWIVPEGTVVKEGDKIAELDRAPAATRQQSVTLDLQKAQAQFTDVSLDSALNLSTAREAVKTAEYGLEEKKIAKDQAQFEAPSIKRQAEIDYEKAQRALEQSKKDLDTKTKQAEAKMSVASADLGRQQNNLKMVQDALNGFTINAPSPGMVIYVREWNGKKKGVGSQWNTWDPTVATLPDLTQMESQTYVNEVDVRKLAVGQPVSISLDADPTKKLTGKVTSIANVGEQRPNQDSKVFEVKIEVAKADTTLRPGMTTSNAVEVMSVPNVLSIPLEAVTSEGGYSYTYKKNGRGAVRQMIETGATNDNEIIVKKGLSQDDRVFLTPPADKATIKTDIIPGLQPTAPPGAGGDTAKSVTLPAKPDSAKPGDAKAGNEKPAPKLVVPAPKATGSAPAAVPATKPKG, translated from the coding sequence ATGCGTCAACTGCGTGCGCGCTGGCTGCCCGTCCTGATCGCCGTTCTGGTGATCGGCGGGCCGATCGCCTGGTACAAGTGGCCATCGACCGCCTCCGCGGCCGAGGCCGTGCTCACCGCGCCTGTAAAAAAGGGCGACTTCAAGGTCATCGTCACCACGACCGGCGAACTTCGGGCTCGCAAGTTCGTGCAGATCCAAGGGCCGAATTCCATGCCCGCGCAGATCTATCAGTCGAAGATCACGTGGATCGTCCCTGAGGGCACGGTGGTCAAGGAAGGCGACAAGATCGCCGAGCTCGATCGCGCGCCGGCCGCCACGCGCCAGCAGAGCGTGACGCTCGATCTGCAAAAGGCCCAGGCGCAGTTCACGGACGTCTCATTGGACTCCGCACTCAACTTGTCGACGGCACGCGAGGCCGTGAAGACCGCCGAGTACGGGCTCGAGGAAAAGAAGATCGCCAAGGATCAGGCCCAGTTCGAGGCACCGTCGATCAAGCGCCAGGCCGAGATCGACTACGAAAAGGCGCAACGCGCACTCGAGCAGTCCAAGAAGGACCTCGATACGAAAACCAAGCAGGCCGAAGCGAAGATGTCGGTCGCGTCGGCCGACCTCGGGCGTCAGCAGAACAACTTGAAGATGGTGCAGGATGCGCTGAACGGATTCACCATCAACGCACCTTCGCCGGGGATGGTGATCTACGTTCGCGAATGGAACGGAAAGAAAAAGGGCGTCGGATCGCAGTGGAACACGTGGGATCCGACCGTCGCGACGCTCCCCGACCTGACCCAGATGGAGTCGCAGACCTACGTCAACGAAGTCGACGTGCGCAAGCTCGCTGTCGGCCAGCCGGTGTCGATCTCGCTCGACGCCGATCCGACCAAGAAGCTCACCGGAAAGGTCACGTCGATCGCGAACGTCGGCGAGCAGCGGCCGAATCAGGATTCCAAGGTGTTCGAGGTGAAGATCGAGGTCGCGAAGGCTGACACGACGCTGCGCCCCGGCATGACGACGTCGAATGCGGTCGAGGTCATGTCGGTGCCGAACGTCCTGTCGATTCCGCTCGAGGCGGTCACATCGGAGGGCGGCTACTCGTACACGTACAAGAAGAACGGCCGAGGCGCGGTGCGGCAGATGATCGAGACGGGCGCGACGAACGACAACGAAATCATCGTGAAGAAGGGCTTGTCGCAGGACGATCGCGTGTTCCTCACGCCACCCGCCGACAAGGCAACGATCAAGACTGACATCATCCCGGGTCTCCAGCCGACCGCTCCCCCGGGCGCCGGCGGTGATACCGCCAAATCGGTCACGTTGCCGGCGAAGCCCGACAGCGCCAAGCCCGGCGACGCGAAGGCCGGTAACGAAAAGCCCGCTCCGAAGCTCGTCGTTCCAGCGCCCAAGGCGACGGGTTCCGCGCCGGCCGCCGTCCCCGCGACGAAACCGAAGGGCTGA
- a CDS encoding NAD(P)H-dependent oxidoreductase subunit E, translated as MDLRLRHSVPTDDERAAVDALLGPPTSAWDGGKRGDLYDAHVAHGGRAARERRHLLLPALEALQSRVGWISETGLEYVCVRLNVPPAEAWSVATFYALLSTTPRPRRVLHVCDDIACRCLGAAELIGQIEASVGPAHGHGPNGDHVHIDDGATVWMRSPCLGQCDYATAALLQEAGPLPTEEVIRDLSLDEARTILRGGSPSREPKPRRSRAMIVDSLWTTPMTETQTLRLPQDSNTTTPSTSIGHVDRLLRRVGTIDPTDIAAYTTSGGFEALRRALEIGPDAVIREMIDSKLMGRGGAAFPTGRKWEAVAKQSARPHYLICNADESEPGTFKDRVLLDGDPFAIVEAMTIAGFATGCERGFLYIRGEYPVGAERFARAIAESHAHGFLGNDILGRGVRFDIEIRRGAGAYICGEETAIFNSIEGYRGEPRNKPPFPAQAGLFGLPTVVNNVETLANVPSIVLHGGAAFARIGTEQSTGTKLFCVSGNVEAPGVYEVEFGATLRDLLALSGGVAGRRSLQAVLLGGAAGVFVRPDELDMPLTFEGARAAKATLGSGVIVAFDDTVDMKRILLRIASFFRDESCGQCVPCRVGTVRQEEALYRIASGRTLGDVPQEVSLLDEVGLAMKDASICGLGQTAYAAIESAIHRVGVLNGAQSGGRA; from the coding sequence ATGGATTTGAGGCTGCGGCACTCCGTCCCGACCGACGACGAGCGTGCCGCGGTCGACGCGCTGCTCGGGCCGCCCACGTCGGCGTGGGACGGCGGAAAGCGCGGTGACCTCTACGACGCGCACGTCGCGCACGGCGGTCGGGCGGCTCGTGAACGCCGGCATCTGCTGCTTCCCGCGCTCGAAGCGTTGCAGTCTCGGGTCGGATGGATCAGCGAGACGGGCCTCGAGTACGTCTGCGTTCGGCTGAACGTCCCGCCCGCCGAGGCGTGGAGCGTGGCCACGTTCTACGCGCTGCTGTCCACGACGCCGAGGCCGCGCCGTGTGCTGCACGTCTGCGACGACATCGCGTGCCGTTGTCTGGGCGCCGCGGAGTTGATCGGCCAGATCGAAGCGTCGGTCGGTCCCGCGCACGGCCACGGCCCGAATGGCGATCACGTTCACATCGACGACGGCGCCACGGTCTGGATGCGGTCGCCGTGTCTCGGACAGTGCGACTACGCGACGGCCGCCCTGCTTCAGGAAGCCGGACCGCTCCCGACGGAAGAAGTCATTCGCGACCTGTCGCTCGACGAGGCGCGCACGATTCTGCGCGGCGGATCGCCGTCGCGGGAGCCGAAGCCGCGCCGCTCGCGCGCGATGATCGTCGACTCACTCTGGACCACGCCGATGACCGAGACGCAGACGTTGCGTCTCCCGCAGGACTCGAACACGACGACGCCGTCCACGTCGATCGGGCACGTCGATCGGCTGCTGCGCCGCGTGGGTACGATCGATCCGACCGATATCGCCGCATACACGACGTCCGGCGGATTCGAGGCGCTGCGCCGCGCGCTCGAGATCGGACCCGACGCGGTGATTCGCGAGATGATCGACTCGAAGCTGATGGGTCGCGGCGGCGCCGCGTTTCCGACCGGACGCAAATGGGAAGCGGTCGCCAAGCAGTCGGCGAGGCCGCATTACCTCATCTGCAACGCCGACGAATCGGAGCCGGGGACATTCAAGGATCGCGTGCTCCTCGACGGCGATCCGTTCGCCATCGTCGAGGCGATGACGATCGCTGGATTCGCGACCGGCTGCGAACGCGGATTCCTCTACATTCGCGGCGAATATCCCGTCGGCGCCGAGCGCTTCGCGCGCGCGATCGCCGAGTCGCACGCGCATGGATTCCTCGGCAACGACATCCTCGGCCGCGGCGTTCGGTTCGACATCGAGATTCGCCGCGGCGCGGGCGCGTACATCTGCGGCGAAGAGACGGCGATCTTCAATTCGATTGAGGGCTACCGCGGCGAGCCACGAAACAAGCCGCCGTTTCCGGCGCAGGCCGGACTGTTCGGTCTGCCGACGGTGGTCAACAACGTCGAGACGCTGGCGAACGTGCCGTCGATCGTATTGCACGGCGGCGCGGCGTTCGCGCGGATCGGCACCGAACAGTCGACCGGCACGAAGTTGTTCTGCGTCAGCGGAAACGTGGAGGCGCCGGGCGTCTACGAAGTCGAATTCGGGGCGACGCTTCGCGATCTGCTCGCATTGTCCGGCGGCGTGGCGGGAAGACGCTCGCTCCAGGCCGTGCTGCTGGGCGGCGCGGCCGGCGTGTTCGTGCGCCCCGACGAGTTGGACATGCCGCTCACTTTCGAGGGTGCGCGCGCGGCGAAAGCGACCTTGGGATCCGGCGTCATCGTGGCGTTCGACGACACGGTGGACATGAAGCGGATCCTCCTGCGCATCGCGTCGTTCTTCCGCGACGAGTCGTGCGGACAATGTGTCCCTTGCCGCGTGGGAACCGTGCGCCAGGAAGAGGCGCTTTATCGAATTGCCAGCGGACGGACGCTCGGCGACGTACCACAGGAAGTGTCGCTCCTCGACGAGGTTGGCTTGGCGATGAAGGACGCATCGATCTGCGGGCTCGGACAAACGGCGTATGCCGCCATCGAGTCGGCGATCCATCGGGTCGGCGTGCTGAACGGCGCACAATCGGGAGGCAGGGCGTGA
- the fdhD gene encoding formate dehydrogenase accessory sulfurtransferase FdhD, whose amino-acid sequence MAVTDPPHPLAGLGYTRVSAARSFVRLTGDSSAESSAEVAEEVPIALVYNGRPYVVVMGTPNDLDDLAVGFSITEGIVDDMAHVERVDAVRANHGIELQIQISPADAERLGERVRGLVSRTGCGLCGVETIGDALRIPSEVGRALRVERSALWRASAELSRQQSVNNATSTVHGAGWSTADGELSVAREDVGRHNALDKVLGALARAGTPASSGFVVVTSRASYEMIQKAAVCGVELVAAISRPTGLAIRFAEAAGVTLVGLLRGESANVYTHPERIHPLSLEV is encoded by the coding sequence ATGGCCGTCACTGATCCCCCCCATCCGCTCGCCGGGCTCGGATACACGCGGGTCTCCGCGGCGCGGTCCTTCGTTCGGCTGACGGGGGACTCGTCCGCCGAGTCGTCGGCGGAGGTCGCGGAAGAAGTTCCGATCGCGCTCGTGTACAACGGCCGGCCGTACGTGGTCGTGATGGGAACCCCGAACGACTTGGATGATCTTGCCGTCGGGTTCAGCATCACCGAGGGTATCGTCGACGACATGGCGCACGTCGAGCGAGTCGACGCGGTGCGCGCGAATCATGGGATCGAGCTTCAGATTCAAATCTCGCCGGCCGACGCCGAACGACTCGGCGAGCGCGTGCGAGGGCTCGTGTCGCGCACGGGCTGCGGTCTCTGCGGTGTCGAGACGATCGGCGACGCGCTGCGCATTCCGTCGGAAGTCGGCCGCGCGCTGCGAGTCGAACGGAGCGCGCTTTGGCGAGCCAGCGCCGAGCTCTCTCGCCAGCAATCCGTAAACAACGCCACGAGCACCGTGCACGGCGCCGGCTGGTCGACGGCCGACGGCGAGTTGTCGGTCGCGCGTGAAGACGTCGGACGTCACAACGCGCTCGACAAGGTGCTCGGCGCGCTCGCCCGCGCGGGCACGCCGGCGTCGAGCGGATTCGTCGTCGTCACCAGCCGGGCGAGCTACGAGATGATCCAGAAGGCGGCCGTGTGCGGCGTGGAGCTCGTCGCCGCGATCTCGCGTCCGACCGGTCTTGCCATTCGATTTGCCGAAGCCGCGGGCGTGACGCTCGTCGGTTTGCTGCGCGGCGAATCGGCGAACGTGTACACTCACCCTGAACGCATTCACCCGCTGTCACTCGAGGTTTAG
- a CDS encoding formate--tetrahydrofolate ligase has protein sequence MSTIAVPSDIEIAQRVKMRPIEDVAAELGLERNELDLHGKYIAKIPLDIAQRPVRGRLVVVTATNPTPAGEGKSTVSVGLAQALRRMGKKVALCIREPSLGPVFGVKGGAAGGGFAQVVPMDDINLHFTGDFHAISSAHSLLAAMLDNHLQQGNALGIDPRRITWPRTIDMNDRALRNVIVGLGGVGDGVPREEHFIIVPASEIMAILALATSVQDLEERLARIILGATYGAAKRPVTAGELRAAGAMSLLLKDAIRPNLVQTLEGGPAFVHAGPFGNIAHGCNSILATRSALALADLVVTEAGFGSDLGAEKFFDIKCRMGGLNPEAAVIVATVRSLKMHGGADKKHLGVEDLRALERGLPNLEKHVENVRHFGVPGVIALNRRSADSEAELALVAEFAKSVGVPLALTEVWEKGGAGGEALGAELLTLLDKKGAEYRPLYATDRPIKEKIDTIVRQIYGGDGADYSPEADRAITYLESIGMGNTPVCMAKTQYSLTDDATKLGRPRGFRITVNEVRPSAGAGFVVAQCGDIMTMPGLPKEPAAERMARLPSGEIVGLF, from the coding sequence GTGAGCACCATTGCCGTCCCGTCGGACATCGAAATCGCCCAACGCGTCAAGATGCGTCCCATCGAGGACGTCGCCGCGGAGCTCGGGCTCGAGCGCAACGAGCTGGATCTCCATGGCAAATACATCGCGAAGATTCCGCTCGACATCGCGCAGCGCCCGGTACGCGGACGCCTCGTCGTCGTCACCGCGACGAACCCCACGCCCGCCGGTGAAGGCAAGAGCACCGTCTCCGTCGGGCTCGCGCAGGCCCTGCGGCGCATGGGCAAGAAGGTCGCGCTCTGCATTCGCGAGCCGAGCCTGGGGCCGGTATTCGGCGTGAAGGGCGGCGCCGCCGGCGGCGGATTCGCGCAGGTCGTCCCGATGGACGACATCAACCTGCATTTCACCGGCGACTTCCACGCGATCTCGAGCGCGCACTCGCTGCTCGCGGCGATGCTCGACAACCATCTGCAGCAGGGGAACGCGCTCGGCATCGATCCGCGCCGCATCACATGGCCGCGCACGATCGACATGAACGACCGCGCGTTGCGCAACGTGATCGTCGGGCTCGGCGGCGTGGGCGACGGCGTGCCGCGCGAAGAGCATTTCATCATCGTGCCGGCGAGCGAGATCATGGCGATCCTCGCGCTGGCGACGAGCGTGCAGGATCTCGAGGAGCGCCTGGCGCGCATCATCCTCGGCGCGACCTACGGCGCGGCGAAGCGGCCCGTGACGGCCGGCGAGCTGCGCGCCGCCGGAGCGATGTCGCTGCTGCTCAAGGACGCGATCCGGCCGAATCTCGTGCAGACGCTCGAGGGCGGCCCGGCGTTCGTCCATGCCGGCCCGTTCGGCAACATCGCCCACGGCTGCAACAGCATTCTCGCGACTCGTTCGGCGCTCGCGCTCGCCGATCTCGTCGTGACGGAAGCGGGATTCGGATCGGATCTCGGCGCCGAAAAGTTCTTCGACATCAAGTGCCGCATGGGCGGACTGAATCCGGAAGCGGCGGTCATCGTCGCCACGGTGCGGTCGCTCAAGATGCACGGCGGGGCCGACAAGAAGCATCTCGGTGTCGAGGATTTGCGCGCGCTCGAGCGCGGGTTGCCGAACCTCGAGAAGCACGTCGAGAACGTGCGGCACTTCGGCGTTCCCGGTGTGATCGCGCTCAACCGTCGTTCGGCGGATAGCGAAGCGGAGCTTGCGCTCGTCGCCGAGTTCGCGAAGTCGGTCGGCGTTCCGTTGGCGCTGACCGAAGTGTGGGAGAAGGGCGGGGCGGGCGGCGAAGCGCTCGGCGCAGAGCTGCTCACGCTGCTCGACAAGAAGGGCGCCGAATACCGTCCGCTGTACGCGACCGATCGCCCGATCAAGGAGAAGATCGACACGATTGTTCGGCAGATCTACGGGGGCGACGGAGCCGACTACTCGCCGGAAGCGGACCGGGCGATCACCTACCTCGAGTCGATCGGCATGGGCAATACCCCGGTTTGCATGGCCAAAACCCAGTACTCGCTGACCGACGACGCCACGAAACTAGGGCGCCCCCGCGGATTCCGTATCACGGTCAATGAAGTACGCCCGTCGGCCGGGGCTGGGTTTGTTGTGGCCCAATGCGGGGATATCATGACGATGCCCGGACTCCCGAAAGAGCCGGCTGCGGAACGGATGGCTCGGCTGCCGAGTGGGGAGATTGTGGGGCTGTTCTAG